One segment of Fusarium oxysporum f. sp. lycopersici 4287 chromosome 7, whole genome shotgun sequence DNA contains the following:
- a CDS encoding hypothetical protein (At least one base has a quality score < 10), with protein MSKSRTPLILGGAAVSGIGYYLYAAGGNPRAAEKKAESDAHSVAADIKSHLPGRSPNAEGELKGAGAAAGAKIDSVAAEADRQAGVIKSNVESVAKDAKAEAMRVVDKFDHRVEAEAAKAKGGISSWFGGGK; from the exons ATGTCCAAGTCTCGCACTCCTCTCATTCTTGGCGGCGCTGCTGTCTCTGGTATCGGATACTACCTCTACGCCGCTGGCGGCAACCCACGagctgctgagaagaaggccgaga GTGACGCCCATAGCGTTGCTGCCGATATCAAGAGCCACCTTCCCGGCCGTTCCCCTAATGCTGAGGGTGAGCTGAAGGgagctggtgctgctgcCGGTGCCAAGATTGACAGTGTT GCTGCCGAAGCCGACCGTCAGGCTGGTGTCATCAAGAGCAATGTCGAGTCTGTCGCCAAGGACGCAAAGGCCGAGGCCATGAGAGTAGTCGACAAGTTCGACCACCGTGTCGAGGCGGAAGCCGCAAAGGCCAAGGGCGGTATCTCGAGCTGGTTCGGTGGCGGCAAATAA
- a CDS encoding protein phosphatase, producing MLPTLVIREVFLVSRVVPSLYLRTTSPNSRVSQITHATRATILTSPLDEKNRITAAGGFVDFGRVNGNLALSRAIGDFEFKKSAELSPENQIVTAYPDVEQHDLTDEDEFLVIACDGIWDCQSSQAVVEFVRRGIAAKQELDKICENMMDNCLASNSETGGVGCDNMTMVIIGFLNGKTKEEWYEEIARRVANGDGPCAPPEYAEFRGPGVHHNFEDSDSGYEMDPENKGRSFGVDDTEMFDNADEDKDLASQVTKNPSSAEKDTAPVTAPGAAAADNASADTKPADVTVTKPTDKDAAEEVKKEASAQEIKKEE from the exons ATGTT GCCAACGCTGGTGATTCGAGAGGTGTTCTTGGTATCAAGGGTCGTGCCAAGCCTTTATCTCAGGACCACAAGCCCCAACTCGAGAGTCAGTCAAATCACTCACGCAACACGAGCGACAATACTGACATCCCCACTAGACGAGAAGAACCGAATCACAGCTGCCGGTGGCTTTGTCGACTTCGGCCGAGTGAACGGAAACCTCGCCCTCTCGCGTGCTATTGGTGATTTTGAATTCAAGAAGAGTGCTGAGTTGTCCCCCGAGAACCAAATTGTTACAGCCTACCCCGATGTTGAGCAACATGATCTTACAGACGAGGATGAATTCTTAGTCATTGCTTGTGATG GTATCTGGGATTGCCAATCCTCTCAAGCCGTGGTTGAGTTCGTCCGACGAGGCATCGCTGCCAAGCAAGAGCTCGACAAGATTTGCGAGAACATGATGGACAACTGTCTTGCCTCCAACTCCGAGACCGGTGGCGTTGGCTGCGACAACATGACCATGGTCATCATCGGCTTCCTCAACGGAAAGACCAAGGAAGAGTGGTACGAGGAGATCGCCCGCCGGGTCGCCAACGGAGATGGCCCATGCGCTCCTCCTGAGTACG CCGAATTCCGAGGACCTGGAGTCCACCACAACTTTGAGGATAGCGACAGTGGCTATGAGATGGATCCTGAAAACAAGGGACGAAGCTTTGGAGTTG ATGATACAGAGATGTTTGACAACGCCGACGAAGACAAAGACCTCGCCAGCCAGGTCACCAAAAACCCGTCATCCGCCGAGAAGGACACCGCTCCTGTAACCGCCCCTGgcgccgccgccgccgatAACGCTTCCGCCGATACGAAACCCGCCGATGTAACCGTTACGAAGCCTACCGACAAGGACGCTGCGGAGGAggtgaagaaggaggccAGTGCCCAGGAaatcaagaaggaagaataG
- a CDS encoding protein phosphatase, which yields MQGWRISMEDAHTAVLDLDSAKSHSSKLSFFGVFDGHGGDKVALFTGQNIHNIIFKQDTFKSGDYAQGLKDGFLATDRAILNDPKYEEEVSGCTACVSLIAGNKLYVANAGDSRGVLGIKGRAKPLSQDHKPQLENEKNRITAAGGFVDFGRVNGNLALSRAIGDFEFKKSAELSPENQIVTAYPDVEQHDLTDEDEFLVIACDGIWDCQSSQAVVEFVRRGIAAKQELDKICENMMDNCLASNSETGGVGCDNMTMVIIGFLNGKTKEEWYEEIARRVANGDGPCAPPEYAEFRGPGVHHNFEDSDSGYEMDPENKGRSFGVDDTEMFDNADEDKDLASQVTKNPSSAEKDTAPVTAPGAAAADNASADTKPADVTVTKPTDKDAAEEVKKEASAQEIKKEE from the exons ATGCAAGGCTGGCGCATTAGTATGGAGGATGCTCACACCGCAGTACTCGACCTCGACTCAGCCAAGTCTCACTCCAGCAAGCTGTCCTTCTTCGGTGTCTTCGACGGACACGGTGGTGACAAGGTGGCACTGTTTACCGGCCAAAACATTCACAACATTATCTTCAAGCAGGACACTTTCAAGTCTGGTGACTATGCTCAGGGTCTGAAGGACGGTTTCCTCGCGACCGATCGCGCTATTCTCAACG ACCCCAAgtacgaagaagaagtttccGGTTGCACAGCCTGTGTCAGCTTGATCGCTGGCAACAAGCTCTATGTT GCCAACGCTGGTGATTCGAGAGGTGTTCTTGGTATCAAGGGTCGTGCCAAGCCTTTATCTCAGGACCACAAGCCCCAACTCGAGA ACGAGAAGAACCGAATCACAGCTGCCGGTGGCTTTGTCGACTTCGGCCGAGTGAACGGAAACCTCGCCCTCTCGCGTGCTATTGGTGATTTTGAATTCAAGAAGAGTGCTGAGTTGTCCCCCGAGAACCAAATTGTTACAGCCTACCCCGATGTTGAGCAACATGATCTTACAGACGAGGATGAATTCTTAGTCATTGCTTGTGATG GTATCTGGGATTGCCAATCCTCTCAAGCCGTGGTTGAGTTCGTCCGACGAGGCATCGCTGCCAAGCAAGAGCTCGACAAGATTTGCGAGAACATGATGGACAACTGTCTTGCCTCCAACTCCGAGACCGGTGGCGTTGGCTGCGACAACATGACCATGGTCATCATCGGCTTCCTCAACGGAAAGACCAAGGAAGAGTGGTACGAGGAGATCGCCCGCCGGGTCGCCAACGGAGATGGCCCATGCGCTCCTCCTGAGTACG CCGAATTCCGAGGACCTGGAGTCCACCACAACTTTGAGGATAGCGACAGTGGCTATGAGATGGATCCTGAAAACAAGGGACGAAGCTTTGGAGTTG ATGATACAGAGATGTTTGACAACGCCGACGAAGACAAAGACCTCGCCAGCCAGGTCACCAAAAACCCGTCATCCGCCGAGAAGGACACCGCTCCTGTAACCGCCCCTGgcgccgccgccgccgatAACGCTTCCGCCGATACGAAACCCGCCGATGTAACCGTTACGAAGCCTACCGACAAGGACGCTGCGGAGGAggtgaagaaggaggccAGTGCCCAGGAaatcaagaaggaagaataG
- a CDS encoding hypothetical protein (At least one base has a quality score < 10): protein MSSPPSSPLMDPVTISEDIAPLPSFKASGVATVDFDGVLSSPLKVHEDVRSGCGGQTWPAGMLLGKHMLRYHKDRLADARILELGAGGGLIGLAVALECQLQNQLLVTDQLEMYELMKHNIELNNLQDKAKAMVLNWGEDLPAAVLEQKPDVILAGECVYFEPAFPLLMSTLKALLELNPAAVVYFCFKKRRRADMTFVKMAKKAFKVEEIFDEDRPVFQRQGLFLFSFTSRPTTSQTKATKNQSQPQLSK, encoded by the exons ATGAGCAGTCCACCGTCGTCCCCTTTGATGGACCCAGTCACAATCAGCGAGGACATTGCTCCATTGCCGTCCTTCAAGGCCAGTGGTGTTGCGACTGTCGATTTCGATGGCGTTCTCTCCAGTCCTCTCAAGGTGCACGAAGATGTGCGATCTGGTTGTGGTGGGCAAACGTGGCCCGCGGGAATGCTTCTCGGCAAGCATATGTTGCGTTACCACAAAGACCGGCTTGCTGACGCTCGGAT ATTGGAACTTGGAGCTGGCGGCGGTCTCATCGGTCTTGCCGTCGCCTTAGAATGTCAGCTTCAAAATCAGTTGTTAGTGACGGACCAGCTGGAGATGTATGAGCTGATGAAGCACAACATCGAGCTAAACAACCTACAAGACAAAGCCAAGGCGATGGTGCTCAACTG GGGCGAAGACTTGCCAGCTGCCGTGTTGGAGCAAAAGCCAGACGTGATATTGGCTGGCGAATGTGTCTATTTCGAACCCGCTTTCCCTCTCCTGATGTCTACGCTTAAGGCTCTATTAGAGCTTAACCCCGCAGCTGTCGTGTACTTTTGTTTCAAGAAGAGGAGACGCGCGGACATGACCTTTGTCAAAATGGCTAAGAAAGCGTTCAAGGTCGAAGAAATATTCGACGAGGATAGGCCCGTTTTCCAGCGCCAGggccttttcctcttttctttcaccaGCCGCCCAACCACAAGCCAAACGAAAGCTACCAAAAACCAAAGTCAACCTCAACTATCAAAATGA
- a CDS encoding hypothetical protein (At least one base has a quality score < 10) → MRTPARVALETVQEVSLPNSPNPPSGSALVEKVKEKLSSTDNYSDTALPDGRALRAKNSLVGQESGSDTSNNKAETRRPTSVPPPIITRQSSAMSNKQMKSKQDGSIQTMTVETETVPSVPQVALTTAQKSEGTNGTLKTKQSTETIKPKKDKKKVTRKQPPVNAGNASSKADVFEATIASAVDEANTSDSEETFVYDSNPPDGNDRAGRRFHSRTPSATSMASQADRQNLRSIYGIMESGGPAHGPKKTMKFVNTFTSNGNESLTVETEDGKGSNRSGGSGSTRGTTRHHHHIGRWGRQPGNGHASLFDNESPFPNAARSKLAGPNSRNSSGPPSPRNAHSNAPRHFGHKRSAMQMSSSYDMDDTTGADDERTPLLGSVRSGRSGRSRRGPHNLRQAESQTFARRSSYLNRFAACLVLTMMFMLVITGAIGFMFATSQPMTGIEITAIHNVVTSDQVLMFDLTVKAHNPNIVVVTIDHANLEVFAKSEYTGTDSDWWARPFPHGPDDLRVSDDPENDPPLDDPDPDDDLRPNVLLGRITEFDSPLTFEGSLFHQGTSSSTGEMQLEYPLNNTVGGSRRWERIYQNEFDLIVKGVVKYTLPMSARIRSATVSGRKAVSPNSSNDPSNSTKVEPSN, encoded by the exons ATGCGAACTCCAGCTCGCGTAGCGTTGGAAACGGTTCAAGAAGTCAGTTTACCAAACTCTCCCAATCCTCCAAGCGGGTCGGCTTTAGTGGAAAAGGTGAAGGAAAAGTTATCAAGCACCGACAACTATTCTGATACCGCACTTCCCGATGGACGGGCTCTACGAGCAAAGAACAGCTTGGTCGGTCAAGAGAGTGGAAGCGacaccagcaacaacaaggcGGAGACAAGAAGACCGACATCCGTTCCTCCACCCATAATTACTCGACAGTCTAGTGCCATGTCGAATAAGCAAATGAAGTCGAAGCAGGATGGATCTATACAGACCATGACAGTAGAGACCGAGACTGTTCCAAGCGTGCCACAGGTTGCGCTCACAACCGCCCAGAAAAGTGAAGGAACAAATGGAACTCTGAAGACGAAACAGAGCACGGAGACAATAAAACCGAAaaaggataagaagaaggttACACGCAAACAGCCCCCAGTAAACGCAGGGAATG CATCCTCCAAAGCTGATGTTTTCGAGGCAACGATTGCTAGCGCTGTTGACGAAGCAAACACCTCGGATTCTGAAGAGACCTTTGTTTACGACTCTAACCCTCCGGATGGCAATGATCGGGCTGGACGCCGATTTCATTCAAGGACTCCCAGTGCTACATCTATGGCTAGCCAGGCTGATCGCCAGAATCTGCGATCCATTTATGGTATTATGGAGAGTGGAGGACCTGCTCATGGACccaagaagacgatgaaaTTCGTCAACACTTTTACCAGCAACGGAAATGAGAGCTTAACAGTCGAAACTGAGGATGGCAAAGGCTCTAACCGCAGTGGTGGCAGTGGGTCAACACGAGGTACGACGAgacaccatcaccacattGGTCGCTGGGGTAGACAGCCTGGTAACGGCCATGCCTCGCTATTTGATAATGAGTCCCCATTTCCGAATGCTGCGAGGTCGAAGCTCGCTGGACCTAATTCTCGCAATTCCTCAGGGCCACCGAGCCCGCGCAACGCTCACTCCAACGCTCCGCGCCATTTTGGACATAAACGTTCTGCGATGCAGATGTCGTCCAGTTACGATATGGATGATACGACAGGAGCAGATGATGAGCGTACACCTCTTCTCGGCTCAGTCCGCTCAGGTCGTTCAGGTCGAAGCCGGCGTGGGCCGCACAACCTACGACAGGCCGAGTCACAAACTTTTGCAAGACGGTCGTCATACTTGAACCGGTTTGCGGCATGTTTAGTACTTACCATGATGTTCATGCTTGTCATTACTGGCGCTATCGGCTTCATGTTTGCTACTTCGCAGCCGATGACTGGAATCGAAATCACTGCTATCCACAACGTGGTGACCAGCGACCAAGTATTGATGTTCGATTTGACCGTCAAAGCACATAATCCTaacatcgtcgtcgtcacAATAGACCACGCAAACCTAGAAGTTTTCGCGAAATCTGAATATACAGGAACAGATTCGGACTGGTGGGCGCGACCTTTCCCTCACGGCCCAGATGATCTACGTGTGTCAGATGACCCCGAAAACGACCCTCCGCTGGATGATCCCGACCCAGATGATGACCTTAGACCCAACGTTCTTCTGGGACGGATCACAGAATTCGATAGTCCTCTTACTTTCGAGGGCTCTCTTTTCCATCAAGGcacctcttcttcaactggaGAGATGCAACTCGAATACCCTCTGAACAATACAGTGGGGGGCTCACGACGTTGGGAGCGAATTTACCAGAACGAATTTGACCTGATCGTTAAGGGCGTGGTTAAATATACTCTTCCGATGAGCGCCCGTATCCGCAGCGCCACTGTATCAGGGAGGAAGGCCGTCAGTCCAAATTCTTCAAACGATCCTTCGAACAGTACCAAGGTTGAACCTTCAAACTAG
- a CDS encoding protein phosphatase: MQGWRISMEDAHTAVLDLDSAKSHSSKLSFFGVFDGHGGDKVALFTGQNIHNIIFKQDTFKSGDYAQGLKDGFLATDRAILNDPKYEEEVSGCTACVSLIAGNKLYVANAGDSRGVLGIKGRAKPLSQDHKPQLENEKNRITAAGGFVDFGRVNGNLALSRAIGDFEFKKSAELSPENQIVTAYPDVEQHDLTDEDEFLVIACDGIWDCQSSQAVVEFVRRGIAAKQELDKICENMMDNCLASNSETGGVGCDNMTMVIIGFLNGKTKEEWYEEIARRVANGDGPCAPPEYAEFRGPGVHHNFEDSDSGYEMDPENKGRSFGVGGYRGRIIFLGDGTEVLTDSDDTEMFDNADEDKDLASQVTKNPSSAEKDTAPVTAPGAAAADNASADTKPADVTVTKPTDKDAAEEVKKEASAQEIKKEE; encoded by the exons ATGCAAGGCTGGCGCATTAGTATGGAGGATGCTCACACCGCAGTACTCGACCTCGACTCAGCCAAGTCTCACTCCAGCAAGCTGTCCTTCTTCGGTGTCTTCGACGGACACGGTGGTGACAAGGTGGCACTGTTTACCGGCCAAAACATTCACAACATTATCTTCAAGCAGGACACTTTCAAGTCTGGTGACTATGCTCAGGGTCTGAAGGACGGTTTCCTCGCGACCGATCGCGCTATTCTCAACG ACCCCAAgtacgaagaagaagtttccGGTTGCACAGCCTGTGTCAGCTTGATCGCTGGCAACAAGCTCTATGTT GCCAACGCTGGTGATTCGAGAGGTGTTCTTGGTATCAAGGGTCGTGCCAAGCCTTTATCTCAGGACCACAAGCCCCAACTCGAGA ACGAGAAGAACCGAATCACAGCTGCCGGTGGCTTTGTCGACTTCGGCCGAGTGAACGGAAACCTCGCCCTCTCGCGTGCTATTGGTGATTTTGAATTCAAGAAGAGTGCTGAGTTGTCCCCCGAGAACCAAATTGTTACAGCCTACCCCGATGTTGAGCAACATGATCTTACAGACGAGGATGAATTCTTAGTCATTGCTTGTGATG GTATCTGGGATTGCCAATCCTCTCAAGCCGTGGTTGAGTTCGTCCGACGAGGCATCGCTGCCAAGCAAGAGCTCGACAAGATTTGCGAGAACATGATGGACAACTGTCTTGCCTCCAACTCCGAGACCGGTGGCGTTGGCTGCGACAACATGACCATGGTCATCATCGGCTTCCTCAACGGAAAGACCAAGGAAGAGTGGTACGAGGAGATCGCCCGCCGGGTCGCCAACGGAGATGGCCCATGCGCTCCTCCTGAGTACG CCGAATTCCGAGGACCTGGAGTCCACCACAACTTTGAGGATAGCGACAGTGGCTATGAGATGGATCCTGAAAACAAGGGACGAAGCTTTGGAGTTGGTGGGTACCGAGGCCGGATCATTTTCCTCGGCGATGGCACTGAGGTTCTTACGGATTCAGATGATACAGAGATGTTTGACAACGCCGACGAAGACAAAGACCTCGCCAGCCAGGTCACCAAAAACCCGTCATCCGCCGAGAAGGACACCGCTCCTGTAACCGCCCCTGgcgccgccgccgccgatAACGCTTCCGCCGATACGAAACCCGCCGATGTAACCGTTACGAAGCCTACCGACAAGGACGCTGCGGAGGAggtgaagaaggaggccAGTGCCCAGGAaatcaagaaggaagaataG
- a CDS encoding protein phosphatase: MGQTLSEPVVEKTSEKGEDERLIYGVSAMQGWRISMEDAHTAVLDLDSAKSHSSKLSFFGVFDGHGGDKVALFTGQNIHNIIFKQDTFKSGDYAQGLKDGFLATDRAILNDPKYEEEVSGCTACVSLIAGNKLYVANAGDSRGVLGIKGRAKPLSQDHKPQLENEKNRITAAGGFVDFGRVNGNLALSRAIGDFEFKKSAELSPENQIVTAYPDVEQHDLTDEDEFLVIACDGIWDCQSSQAVVEFVRRGIAAKQELDKICENMMDNCLASNSETGGVGCDNMTMVIIGFLNGKTKEEWYEEIARRVANGDGPCAPPEYAEFRGPGVHHNFEDSDSGYEMDPENKGRSFGVGGYRGRIIFLGDGTEVLTDSDDTEMFDNADEDKDLASQVTKNPSSAEKDTAPVTAPGAAAADNASADTKPADVTVTKPTDKDAAEEVKKEASAQEIKKEE; the protein is encoded by the exons ATGGGTCAGACTCTATCGGAGCCCGTTGTCGAAAAG ACTTCGGAAAAGGGTGAGGATGAGCGCCTCATCTACGGTGTTTCGGCCATGCAAGGCTGGCGCATTAGTATGGAGGATGCTCACACCGCAGTACTCGACCTCGACTCAGCCAAGTCTCACTCCAGCAAGCTGTCCTTCTTCGGTGTCTTCGACGGACACGGTGGTGACAAGGTGGCACTGTTTACCGGCCAAAACATTCACAACATTATCTTCAAGCAGGACACTTTCAAGTCTGGTGACTATGCTCAGGGTCTGAAGGACGGTTTCCTCGCGACCGATCGCGCTATTCTCAACG ACCCCAAgtacgaagaagaagtttccGGTTGCACAGCCTGTGTCAGCTTGATCGCTGGCAACAAGCTCTATGTT GCCAACGCTGGTGATTCGAGAGGTGTTCTTGGTATCAAGGGTCGTGCCAAGCCTTTATCTCAGGACCACAAGCCCCAACTCGAGA ACGAGAAGAACCGAATCACAGCTGCCGGTGGCTTTGTCGACTTCGGCCGAGTGAACGGAAACCTCGCCCTCTCGCGTGCTATTGGTGATTTTGAATTCAAGAAGAGTGCTGAGTTGTCCCCCGAGAACCAAATTGTTACAGCCTACCCCGATGTTGAGCAACATGATCTTACAGACGAGGATGAATTCTTAGTCATTGCTTGTGATG GTATCTGGGATTGCCAATCCTCTCAAGCCGTGGTTGAGTTCGTCCGACGAGGCATCGCTGCCAAGCAAGAGCTCGACAAGATTTGCGAGAACATGATGGACAACTGTCTTGCCTCCAACTCCGAGACCGGTGGCGTTGGCTGCGACAACATGACCATGGTCATCATCGGCTTCCTCAACGGAAAGACCAAGGAAGAGTGGTACGAGGAGATCGCCCGCCGGGTCGCCAACGGAGATGGCCCATGCGCTCCTCCTGAGTACG CCGAATTCCGAGGACCTGGAGTCCACCACAACTTTGAGGATAGCGACAGTGGCTATGAGATGGATCCTGAAAACAAGGGACGAAGCTTTGGAGTTGGTGGGTACCGAGGCCGGATCATTTTCCTCGGCGATGGCACTGAGGTTCTTACGGATTCAGATGATACAGAGATGTTTGACAACGCCGACGAAGACAAAGACCTCGCCAGCCAGGTCACCAAAAACCCGTCATCCGCCGAGAAGGACACCGCTCCTGTAACCGCCCCTGgcgccgccgccgccgatAACGCTTCCGCCGATACGAAACCCGCCGATGTAACCGTTACGAAGCCTACCGACAAGGACGCTGCGGAGGAggtgaagaaggaggccAGTGCCCAGGAaatcaagaaggaagaataG
- a CDS encoding protein phosphatase — MGQTLSEPVVEKTSEKGEDERLIYGVSAMQGWRISMEDAHTAVLDLDSAKSHSSKLSFFGVFDGHGGDKVALFTGQNIHNIIFKQDTFKSGDYAQGLKDGFLATDRAILNDPKYEEEVSGCTACVSLIAGNKLYVANAGDSRGVLGIKGRAKPLSQDHKPQLENEKNRITAAGGFVDFGRVNGNLALSRAIGDFEFKKSAELSPENQIVTAYPDVEQHDLTDEDEFLVIACDGIWDCQSSQAVVEFVRRGIAAKQELDKICENMMDNCLASNSETGGVGCDNMTMVIIGFLNGKTKEEWYEEIARRVANGDGPCAPPEYAEFRGPGVHHNFEDSDSGYEMDPENKGRSFGVDDTEMFDNADEDKDLASQVTKNPSSAEKDTAPVTAPGAAAADNASADTKPADVTVTKPTDKDAAEEVKKEASAQEIKKEE; from the exons ATGGGTCAGACTCTATCGGAGCCCGTTGTCGAAAAG ACTTCGGAAAAGGGTGAGGATGAGCGCCTCATCTACGGTGTTTCGGCCATGCAAGGCTGGCGCATTAGTATGGAGGATGCTCACACCGCAGTACTCGACCTCGACTCAGCCAAGTCTCACTCCAGCAAGCTGTCCTTCTTCGGTGTCTTCGACGGACACGGTGGTGACAAGGTGGCACTGTTTACCGGCCAAAACATTCACAACATTATCTTCAAGCAGGACACTTTCAAGTCTGGTGACTATGCTCAGGGTCTGAAGGACGGTTTCCTCGCGACCGATCGCGCTATTCTCAACG ACCCCAAgtacgaagaagaagtttccGGTTGCACAGCCTGTGTCAGCTTGATCGCTGGCAACAAGCTCTATGTT GCCAACGCTGGTGATTCGAGAGGTGTTCTTGGTATCAAGGGTCGTGCCAAGCCTTTATCTCAGGACCACAAGCCCCAACTCGAGA ACGAGAAGAACCGAATCACAGCTGCCGGTGGCTTTGTCGACTTCGGCCGAGTGAACGGAAACCTCGCCCTCTCGCGTGCTATTGGTGATTTTGAATTCAAGAAGAGTGCTGAGTTGTCCCCCGAGAACCAAATTGTTACAGCCTACCCCGATGTTGAGCAACATGATCTTACAGACGAGGATGAATTCTTAGTCATTGCTTGTGATG GTATCTGGGATTGCCAATCCTCTCAAGCCGTGGTTGAGTTCGTCCGACGAGGCATCGCTGCCAAGCAAGAGCTCGACAAGATTTGCGAGAACATGATGGACAACTGTCTTGCCTCCAACTCCGAGACCGGTGGCGTTGGCTGCGACAACATGACCATGGTCATCATCGGCTTCCTCAACGGAAAGACCAAGGAAGAGTGGTACGAGGAGATCGCCCGCCGGGTCGCCAACGGAGATGGCCCATGCGCTCCTCCTGAGTACG CCGAATTCCGAGGACCTGGAGTCCACCACAACTTTGAGGATAGCGACAGTGGCTATGAGATGGATCCTGAAAACAAGGGACGAAGCTTTGGAGTTG ATGATACAGAGATGTTTGACAACGCCGACGAAGACAAAGACCTCGCCAGCCAGGTCACCAAAAACCCGTCATCCGCCGAGAAGGACACCGCTCCTGTAACCGCCCCTGgcgccgccgccgccgatAACGCTTCCGCCGATACGAAACCCGCCGATGTAACCGTTACGAAGCCTACCGACAAGGACGCTGCGGAGGAggtgaagaaggaggccAGTGCCCAGGAaatcaagaaggaagaataG